The following coding sequences are from one Nicotiana tabacum cultivar K326 chromosome 1, ASM71507v2, whole genome shotgun sequence window:
- the LOC142164561 gene encoding uncharacterized protein LOC142164561 produces the protein MKLPHAYKTISVIDVVDEVEDDVKVKMEEECLDHCLGNLRKVLKRCEETNLVLNWKKCHLMVDEGIVLGHKNSKQGIEVYRAKNEIISKLPPPISNAKFEFYEKFLKAFEELKASLTTSPIIVTPDWSLPFELMCDAIGVAIGVVLGQ, from the exons ATGAAACTGCCACATGCATACAAAACTATCTCAGTCATTGATGTTGTTGATGAGGTAGAAGATGACGTAAAGGTGAAAATGGAAGAAGAATGCCTTG ATCATTGCCTCGGCAATCTTAGAAAAGTGCTCAAaagatgtgaggagacaaacCTTGTACTCAATTGGAAAAAATGTCACTTAATGGTGGACgagggcattgtccttggccacaaaaacTCCAAGCAAGGCATTGAGGTTTATCGAGCAAAGAATGAGATAATTTCCAAACTCCCTCCTCCTATTTCG AATGCTAAATTTGAATTTTATGAGAAGTTCCTAAaagcttttgaggaattgaaagcaagTCTTACCACAtcacctattattgtcacacctgATTGGTCCCTtccatttgaactcatgtgtgacgccATTGGTGTGGCTATTGGAGTAGTGCTTGGTCAATGA